One region of Chaetodon auriga isolate fChaAug3 chromosome 5, fChaAug3.hap1, whole genome shotgun sequence genomic DNA includes:
- the gas1a gene encoding growth arrest-specific protein 1a, translated as MAGSGTSAPGVCRSVLPLGCVLLFFGYLSVASPSHGRRLICWQAIMNCQAEPDCNYAYEHYTRACGPVLNGERKKCPSHCISSLVQLNLTKNGPALEDCSCAHDPLCTSTKRAIEPCLPRTTSTGCTEARRQCERDQQCSSAMHDYLNHCGKLFSGAICTNACRNVIANMRKIPKGQQLDTCMCDGTERAICEFVKSSMKALCFDSQGKDEGSGVYDDLDAEDDDPADLDCTGEPESGAFLSAVPGVLTLLASILAVLLLT; from the coding sequence ATGGCAGGCTCTGGCACATCGGCTCCGGGCGTCTGTAGATCTGTTTTGCCTCTTGGTTGcgtgcttttgttttttggctacTTATCCGTGGCCTCGCCGTCTCACGGTCGGCGGCTCATTTGCTGGCAAGCCATCATGAACTGCCAAGCCGAGCCCGATTGCAATTACGCATACGAACACTATACGCGCGCATGTGGCCCCGTGCTGAAcggggagaggaagaagtgtCCCAGCCACTGCATCTCCTCGCTCGTCCAGCTCAATCTCACCAAAAACGGGCCAGCCCTGGAGGACTGCAGCTGCGCGCACGATCCGCTGTGCACTAGCACCAAACGGGCCATCGAGCCCTGCCTGCCCAGGACTACCAGCACCGGCTGCACCGAAGCTCGGCGCCAGTGCGAGAGAGACCAGCAGTGCAGCTCCGCCATGCACGATTATTTGAACCACTGCGGGAAACTTTTCAGCGGGGCGATCTGCACGAACGCCTGCCGGAATGTGATCGCGAATATGCGTAAAATCCCCAAGGGTCAGCAGCTGGACACTTGCATGTGCGACGGGACGGAGAGGGCCATCTGTGAGTTTGTCAAGAGCAGCATGAAGGCGCTGTGCTTCGACTCCCAAGGGAAGGACGAAGGCAGCGGGGTCTACGACGACCTAGATGCAGAAGACGACGACCCCGCGGATCTGGACTGTACAGGGGAGCCGGAGAGCGGAGCCTTTCTCTCAGCAGTGCCCGGTGTTTTGACCCTGTTGGCATCCATTTTGGCTGTATTGCTCCTCACTTAA